A single window of Malus sylvestris chromosome 5, drMalSylv7.2, whole genome shotgun sequence DNA harbors:
- the LOC126624089 gene encoding uncharacterized protein LOC126624089, with amino-acid sequence MSNLNKLDFTALEVSGRNYLKWVQDVKLHLTAKNLRPAIEEATDKPVGEAEKATAMIFIRRHIHDALQTEYLAEEDPRALWVALADRFDHQNDIFLPEARHDWQHLRFQDFKSVNEYNYEVCRIRSLLKFCNETLTEEDLLEKTYSTFSASNIVLQQQYRAQKFTKFSDLISVLLLAEKQNQLLMKNHQARPTGATAVPEAHYSTHQHPKRQKRRGKGGQKPSHQGQQSQGPSKGGNKAQKRPNLAPKAPNFKNKGKAPATMNDDMCYRCGSKDHWSRICRAPKKVVDAYHSRRTKFESNFLQVDEPETTKMEVSDFQEDTTPMED; translated from the coding sequence atgtcgaatttgaacaaactcgacttcaccgctttggaggtttctggaaggaactacctcaagtgggttcaagatgtgaagctccacctcactgcaaagaacttgcgtcctgctattgaagaagcaacagataaacctgttggcgaggctgaaaaagccactgctatgatcttcatccgaagacatatccatgacgctctacaaactgagtaccttgctgaggaggatccacgtgcattatgggtcgctttggctgatcgtttcgatcaccaaaatgacatattcttgcctgaagcaagacacgactggcagcacttgcgcttccaagactttaagtctgtgaatgaatataattatgaagtttgtcgaatccgatcacttctcaagttttgcaatgaaactttgactgaagaggatctcctagagaagacctactcgaccttctctgcttctaatattgtcctgcagcaacaatatagagctcagaagttcactaagttctcggatttgatctctgttttacttcttgctgaaaaacagaaccagctgttgatgaagaatcatcaagctcgacctactggggctactgctgtgcctgaagcacattatagcactcatcagcacccaaaacgccaaaagaggcgtggtaagggcggccagaagccatcccaccaaggtcaacagagccaaggcccatccaagggaggaaacaaagcccagaagcgcccaaaccttgctcccaaggccccgaacttcaagaataagggcaaagcacctgccacaatgaatgacgatatgtgctatcgttgtggttccaaggaccattggtctcgtatttgccgtgctcccaagaaggttgtggatgcatatcattctcgtcgtacgaagtttgaatcaaacttcctgcaagtggacgaaccggagactacaaagatggaggtttctgattttcaggaggataccactcctatggaagattag
- the LOC126624300 gene encoding F-box/LRR-repeat protein 10-like isoform X2, producing the protein MFDVSSIYLRHNFAQVWALASEKLTSLEIGYISSLMVTELLCTNFVSHQPSNRIQPSILPNIHKLCLSVDYITDAMVGAISKGLLSLTHLDLRDSPLIEPRVSFDLTNSGLQQINQYGKLKHLSLVRSQEYVITYFRRVNDLGLLLLADKCENMESIFLSGFCRVTDTGFKTILHSCSKLYKLKVSHGTQLTDLVFHDISATSLSLTHVSLRLCTLLTNHAVTSLASNKDLKVLDLRDCRNLGDESLRAISTLPKVKTLLLDGSDISDVGLSYLRQVVISSLISLSLRGCKKLTDKCISALFDGSSKLELQELDLSNLPNLSDNAVLLLAKSRIPLLELRMRQCPLIGDTSVMALASMQVDEERWHGNGLRLLDLFNCGGITPLSFRWLKKPYFPRLRWLGVTGSVNRDVVDALARSRPFLHVSCRGEELGVEQGDTADDVYMHDYDEMDELERWLAEDDYLDEDMVADEDMVNAEAVE; encoded by the coding sequence ATGTTTGATGTATCATCAATCTATCTCCGTCATAACTTTGCTCAAGTTTGGGCTTTGGCATCAGAGAAACTCACGTCTCTCGAGATTGGCTACATTTCATCATTGATGGTGACTGAACTACTTTGCACGAATTTTGTATCCCATCAGCCATCAAACCGTATTCAGCCTTCAATATTGCCAAACATTCACAAATTGTGCCTTTCAGTTGACTATATAACTGACGCTATGGTTGGAGCTATTTCTAAAGGTCTCCTGTCCCTCACCCATTTGGATCTTAGAGATTCACCCCTCATAGAACCAAGAGTTTCATTTGACCTTACAAACTCTGGCCTTCAACAGATTAATCAGTATGGGAAGTTGAAGCATCTCTCATTGGTTCGGAGCCAGGAGTATGTCATTACCTATTTTAGAAGAGTAAATGATCTTGGGCTTCTCTTATTGGCTGACAAGTGTGAAAACATGGAAAGCATATTTCTCAGTGGCTTCTGTCGTGTTACAGACACGGGTTTCAAAACGATCTTGCATTCTTGCTCCAAGTTATATAAGCTTAAGGTGTCTCATGGGACTCAATTAACCGATTTGGTTTTTCATGACATTTCTGCAACTTCCCTTTCTTTAACACATGTTAGCTTGAGACTGTGCACTCTTTTAACCAACCATGCAGTGACTAGTTTGGCGTCTAACAAGGATCTGAAAGTTTTGGATTTGAGAGATTGCAGAAACCTCGGGGATGAATCCCTCCGAGCCATAAGCACTCTTCCAAAGGTAAAGACATTGTTGCTGGATGGCTCTGATATTAGTGATGTGGGATTATCATATTTGAGACAAGTGGTCATAAGTTCACTAATTTCACTGTCTCTTAGAGGATGCAAGAAACTTACAGATAAATGTATCTCTGCTCTATTTGATGGCTCTTCCAAGTTGGAGTTGCAAGAATTAGACTTGTCCAATCTTCCTAATCTCTCCGACAATGCAGTTCTATTACTGGCAAAGAGTAGGATTCCGTTACTTGAACTGCGCATGCGGCAATGCCCACTCATAGGCGACACCTCGGTAATGGCATTAGCCTCTATGCAAGTTGACGAGGAGAGGTGGCATGGTAACGGCTTGAGGTTGTTGGATCTGTTTAATTGCGGTGGGATTACCCCTCTTTCATTCCGGTGGTTGAAGAAACCATATTTTCCAAGACTCAGATGGTTGGGAGTTACGGGCAGTGTAAATAGAGATGTGGTAGATGCTTTAGCTCGAAGTAGACCGTTCTTGCATGTGTCGTGCCGTGGTGAGGAGCTGGGAGTTGAGCAAGGGGATACCGCTGATGATGTTTACATGCATGACTATGATGAGATGGACGAGCTTGAACGCTGGCTTGCAGAAGATGattatcttgatgaagatatggTGGCAGATGAAGATATGGTGAATGCAGAAGCAGTGGAGTGA
- the LOC126624300 gene encoding F-box/LRR-repeat protein 10-like isoform X1 has protein sequence MAGETSERNSSIVSLDHLPSALLATIMTKLDVASVCSVASTCTAFKACASHILSFIPSFHILEIAPSMELLRPLLPPNPWLKSVKVNCGRLDDSAIQILLQPSLEELCMLNCADFSGKLLSEIGGRCKDLRSLCLGSVAEKRGRAIHISDLEELLSGCTHLEALILMFDVSSIYLRHNFAQVWALASEKLTSLEIGYISSLMVTELLCTNFVSHQPSNRIQPSILPNIHKLCLSVDYITDAMVGAISKGLLSLTHLDLRDSPLIEPRVSFDLTNSGLQQINQYGKLKHLSLVRSQEYVITYFRRVNDLGLLLLADKCENMESIFLSGFCRVTDTGFKTILHSCSKLYKLKVSHGTQLTDLVFHDISATSLSLTHVSLRLCTLLTNHAVTSLASNKDLKVLDLRDCRNLGDESLRAISTLPKVKTLLLDGSDISDVGLSYLRQVVISSLISLSLRGCKKLTDKCISALFDGSSKLELQELDLSNLPNLSDNAVLLLAKSRIPLLELRMRQCPLIGDTSVMALASMQVDEERWHGNGLRLLDLFNCGGITPLSFRWLKKPYFPRLRWLGVTGSVNRDVVDALARSRPFLHVSCRGEELGVEQGDTADDVYMHDYDEMDELERWLAEDDYLDEDMVADEDMVNAEAVE, from the exons ATGGCGGGGGAGACGAGCGAAAGGAACAGCTCAATCGTGAGCCTTGATCACTTACCCTCGGCCCTGCTCGCCACCATCATGACAAAGCTCGACGTGGCCTCCGTCTGCTCCGTCGCATCCACCTGCACCGCCTTCAAAGCCTGCGCCTCTCACATCCTCTCCTTCATCCCCTCCTTCCACATCCTC GAAATAGCGCCTTCCATGGAGTTGCTGAGACCCCTGTTGCCCCCGAACCCCTGGCTGAAGAGCGTGAAGGTGAACTGCGGCCGGCTCGACGATTCCGCCATTCAGATTCTGCTTCAGCCGTCGCTGGAAGAGCTCTGTATGCTCAATTGCGCGGATTTTAGCGGCAAATTGCTTTCGGAAATCGGAGGCCGGTGCAAGGATCTGAG GTCTCTGTGCTTGGGGTCAGTTGCCGAAAAGAGAGGGCGGGCTATTCATATTTCTGATTTGGAGGAGTTGCTCAGTGGTTGCACTCACTTAGAA GCACTGATCTTGATGTTTGATGTATCATCAATCTATCTCCGTCATAACTTTGCTCAAGTTTGGGCTTTGGCATCAGAGAAACTCACGTCTCTCGAGATTGGCTACATTTCATCATTGATGGTGACTGAACTACTTTGCACGAATTTTGTATCCCATCAGCCATCAAACCGTATTCAGCCTTCAATATTGCCAAACATTCACAAATTGTGCCTTTCAGTTGACTATATAACTGACGCTATGGTTGGAGCTATTTCTAAAGGTCTCCTGTCCCTCACCCATTTGGATCTTAGAGATTCACCCCTCATAGAACCAAGAGTTTCATTTGACCTTACAAACTCTGGCCTTCAACAGATTAATCAGTATGGGAAGTTGAAGCATCTCTCATTGGTTCGGAGCCAGGAGTATGTCATTACCTATTTTAGAAGAGTAAATGATCTTGGGCTTCTCTTATTGGCTGACAAGTGTGAAAACATGGAAAGCATATTTCTCAGTGGCTTCTGTCGTGTTACAGACACGGGTTTCAAAACGATCTTGCATTCTTGCTCCAAGTTATATAAGCTTAAGGTGTCTCATGGGACTCAATTAACCGATTTGGTTTTTCATGACATTTCTGCAACTTCCCTTTCTTTAACACATGTTAGCTTGAGACTGTGCACTCTTTTAACCAACCATGCAGTGACTAGTTTGGCGTCTAACAAGGATCTGAAAGTTTTGGATTTGAGAGATTGCAGAAACCTCGGGGATGAATCCCTCCGAGCCATAAGCACTCTTCCAAAGGTAAAGACATTGTTGCTGGATGGCTCTGATATTAGTGATGTGGGATTATCATATTTGAGACAAGTGGTCATAAGTTCACTAATTTCACTGTCTCTTAGAGGATGCAAGAAACTTACAGATAAATGTATCTCTGCTCTATTTGATGGCTCTTCCAAGTTGGAGTTGCAAGAATTAGACTTGTCCAATCTTCCTAATCTCTCCGACAATGCAGTTCTATTACTGGCAAAGAGTAGGATTCCGTTACTTGAACTGCGCATGCGGCAATGCCCACTCATAGGCGACACCTCGGTAATGGCATTAGCCTCTATGCAAGTTGACGAGGAGAGGTGGCATGGTAACGGCTTGAGGTTGTTGGATCTGTTTAATTGCGGTGGGATTACCCCTCTTTCATTCCGGTGGTTGAAGAAACCATATTTTCCAAGACTCAGATGGTTGGGAGTTACGGGCAGTGTAAATAGAGATGTGGTAGATGCTTTAGCTCGAAGTAGACCGTTCTTGCATGTGTCGTGCCGTGGTGAGGAGCTGGGAGTTGAGCAAGGGGATACCGCTGATGATGTTTACATGCATGACTATGATGAGATGGACGAGCTTGAACGCTGGCTTGCAGAAGATGattatcttgatgaagatatggTGGCAGATGAAGATATGGTGAATGCAGAAGCAGTGGAGTGA
- the LOC126623599 gene encoding heterodimeric geranylgeranyl pyrophosphate synthase small subunit, chloroplastic: MASFSMISASSHLYIPKKLAFPIRCSSASSSPSISAQSSSLKFDLKTYWTTLIADMNQKLHEAIPIRYPEQIYQSMRYSVLADGAKRASPVMCVAACELFGGNRLAAFPTACALEMVHAASLIHDDLPCMDDDPSRRGQPSNHTIYGDDMAILAGDALFPLGFQHIVSNTPSNLVPEPRLLRVITEIAQTVGSTGMAAGQFLDLEGGPEAVEFAQEKKFGEMSQCSAVCGGLLGGAEDDELDRLRRYGRAVGVLYRVVDDILEEKMKGGDDGDGEGKKKGFSYVKMYGVEKAMEVAEQLKTKAKQELDGFEKYGDGVVPLYSFVDYAVDRGFSVS, from the exons atggcttctTTCTCGATGATATCGGCGTCATCCCACCTCTACATTCCAAAGAAGCTAGCTTTTCCAATCCGGTGCTCCTCCGCTTCATCGTCGCCGTCCATTTCAGCCCAATCGAGCTCCCTCAAGTTCGATTTGAAAACCTACTGGACTACCCTGATCGCCGACATGAATCAGAAGCTTCACGAAGCCATTCCGATTCGGTACCCAGAGCAGATCTATCAATCCATGCGATACTCCGTCCTCGCTGATGGCGCCAAGCGAGCCTCACCGGTCATGTGCGTCGCAGCCTGTGAACTCTTCGGCGGCAACCGCCTTGCCGCCTTCCCCACCGCCTGCGCTCTCGAAATG GTACATGCGGCTTCACTCATACACGACGATCTTCCGTGCATGGATGACGACCCATCACGGAGAGGCCAGCCCTCGAACCACACAATTTACGGCGATGACATGGCTATTCTCGCCGGGGATGCTCTGTTTCCATTGGGGTTTCAGCACATTGTATCAAACACGCCTTCCAACCTCGTGCCGGAGCCGCGCCTCCTGCGTGTGATCACAGAGATTGCTCAGACCGTGGGGTCCACGGGAATGGCGGCCGGGCAGTTCCTGGACCTTGAAGGCGGGCCAGAGGCGGTGGAATTCGCCCAGGAGAAGAAGTTTGGGGAGATGAGTCAGTGCTCTGCTGTTTGCGGAGGACTGCTGGGGGGTGCTGAAGATGATGAGTTGGATAGGCTGAGGAGGTATGGGAGAGCTGTCGGGGTTTTGTACCGGGTGGTTGACGATATTCTCGAGGAGAAGATGAAGGGCGGAGATGATGGTGATGGagaggggaagaagaaggggtTCAGCTATGTGAAAATGTATGGGGTGGAGAAGGCTATGGAGGTGGCAGAGCAGCTTAAAACCAAAGCTAAGCAGGAGTTGGATGGGTTTGAGAAGTATGGTGATGGAGTGGTGCCACTCTATAGCTTTGTGGATTATGCTGTTGACAGAGGGTTTAGTGTCAGTTGA